From a region of the Procambarus clarkii isolate CNS0578487 chromosome 18, FALCON_Pclarkii_2.0, whole genome shotgun sequence genome:
- the LOC138365923 gene encoding variable charge X-linked protein 3B-like, which produces MYQETPVTQHMYQETPVTQHMYQETPITQHMYQETPVTQHMYQETPVTQQLYQETPITQHMYQETPETPITQHMYQETPVTQHMYQETPITQHMYQETPITQHMYQETPITQHMYQETPITQHMYQETPVTQHMYQETPVTQHMGVDITPNLSSEAHIKRIFISGIS; this is translated from the exons ATGTACCAGGAGACACCTGTAACTCAACACATGTACCAAGAGACACCTGTAACTCAACACATGTACCAGGAGACACCTATAACTCAACACATGTACCAGGAGACACCTGTAACTCAACACATGTACCAGGAGACACCTGTAACTCAACAGCTGTACCAGGAGACACCTATAACTCAACACATGTACCAGGAGACACCT gagACACCTATAACTCAACACATGTACCAAGAGACACCTGTAACTCAACACATGTACCAGGAGACACCTATAACTCAACACATGTACCAGGAGACACCTATAACTCAACACATGTACCAGGAGACACCTATAACTCAACACATGTACCAGGAGACACCTATAACTCAACACATGTACCAGGAGACACCTGTAACTCAACACATGTACCAGGAGACACCTGTAACTCAACacatgggagttgatatcacaccgaacctgtcctcagaggcccacatcaaaaggatattcatcagcggcatatcatag